The Candidatus Mycolicibacterium alkanivorans genome contains a region encoding:
- the dxs gene encoding 1-deoxy-D-xylulose-5-phosphate synthase, whose protein sequence is MLEQVRGPADLQHLSQAQLTELAAEIRQFLIHKVAATGGHLGPNLGVVELTLALHRVFDSPHDPIIFDTGHQAYVHKMLTGRSADFDTLRMKDGLSGYPARAESEHDWVESSHASAALSYADGLAKAFELTGHRNRHVVAVVGDGALTGGMCWEALNNIAAARRPVVIVVNDNGRSYAPTIGGLADHLAGLRLQPGYERVLGRGRTAVRGMPLFGEVFYHALHSVKAGLKDALSPQAMFTDLGVKYVGPIDGHDEHAVENALRHARGFNAPVIVHVVTRKGMGFPPAENDEAEQMHSTGVIDPVTGRATQASAPGWTSVFSDALIAYAAKRRDIVAITAAMPGPTGLSAFGERFPDRLFDVGIAEQHAMTSAAGLAMGGLHPVVAIYSTFLNRAFDQIMMDVALHKLPVTMVLDRAGVTGNDGASHNGMWDLSVLNIVPGIRVAAPRDGARLREELGEALDVNDGPTAIRFPKGAVGNDIPALERVSGVDVLARPADGLGNDVLLVAVGSFTSMALRVAERLRNQGIGVTVVDPRWVIPVPAALHPLAKAHKLVVTVEDNGVRGGVGSSVSAVLRAAEIDVPCRDIGVPQQFLDHAARGEVLEEVGLTEQNIARQVTGWVAALGSLDESVSEQVD, encoded by the coding sequence ATGCTTGAACAGGTCCGCGGCCCCGCTGATCTGCAACACCTTTCGCAGGCTCAGCTGACCGAACTGGCCGCTGAGATTCGCCAGTTCCTGATCCACAAGGTCGCTGCCACCGGTGGGCATCTGGGGCCCAATCTCGGAGTCGTCGAGTTGACGCTGGCTTTGCACCGCGTCTTCGACTCTCCGCATGACCCGATCATCTTCGACACCGGTCACCAGGCCTACGTGCACAAGATGTTGACCGGCCGCAGCGCGGACTTCGACACGCTGCGCATGAAGGACGGCCTGTCCGGCTATCCGGCGCGCGCTGAAAGTGAACACGACTGGGTCGAGTCCAGCCACGCCTCGGCGGCGCTGTCCTATGCCGACGGGCTGGCCAAGGCCTTCGAGTTGACCGGGCACCGCAACCGCCACGTCGTGGCCGTCGTCGGCGACGGCGCCCTGACCGGCGGCATGTGCTGGGAGGCGCTGAACAACATCGCGGCGGCCCGCCGTCCGGTGGTCATCGTGGTCAACGACAACGGCCGCAGCTACGCACCCACCATCGGCGGTCTGGCCGATCACCTGGCCGGCCTGCGGCTGCAGCCCGGCTACGAGCGGGTGCTCGGGCGGGGCCGTACCGCGGTGCGGGGCATGCCGCTGTTCGGCGAGGTCTTCTACCATGCCCTGCACAGCGTGAAGGCCGGGCTGAAGGACGCGCTGTCGCCGCAGGCCATGTTCACCGATCTGGGGGTCAAGTACGTCGGTCCGATCGACGGCCACGACGAGCACGCCGTGGAGAACGCGCTGCGGCATGCCCGCGGCTTCAACGCTCCGGTGATCGTGCACGTCGTCACCCGCAAGGGCATGGGCTTCCCGCCAGCGGAGAACGACGAGGCCGAACAGATGCACTCCACCGGCGTGATCGATCCGGTGACCGGGCGGGCGACGCAGGCCTCGGCGCCGGGCTGGACGTCGGTGTTCTCCGACGCGCTGATCGCCTACGCCGCCAAGCGCCGCGACATCGTCGCGATCACCGCCGCCATGCCGGGCCCGACCGGGCTGTCGGCCTTCGGCGAGCGTTTCCCGGACCGGCTGTTCGACGTCGGTATCGCTGAGCAGCACGCGATGACCTCGGCGGCCGGCCTGGCCATGGGCGGGCTGCACCCGGTGGTGGCGATCTATTCGACGTTCCTCAACCGGGCCTTCGACCAGATCATGATGGACGTCGCCCTGCACAAGCTGCCGGTCACCATGGTGCTCGACCGCGCCGGAGTCACCGGCAACGACGGCGCCAGCCACAACGGCATGTGGGACCTGTCGGTGCTCAACATCGTTCCCGGCATCCGGGTCGCCGCACCGCGCGACGGCGCCCGGCTGCGCGAGGAGCTCGGCGAGGCGCTCGACGTCAACGACGGCCCGACGGCGATCCGGTTCCCGAAAGGGGCTGTCGGTAACGACATTCCGGCTCTCGAGCGGGTTTCCGGGGTGGATGTCCTGGCCCGTCCCGCTGACGGGCTCGGCAACGACGTGCTGCTGGTCGCGGTGGGCTCGTTCACCTCGATGGCACTCAGGGTGGCCGAGCGGCTGCGCAATCAGGGCATCGGCGTGACGGTGGTCGACCCGCGCTGGGTGATTCCGGTGCCGGCCGCGCTGCACCCCCTTGCCAAGGCGCACAAGCTGGTCGTGACCGTGGAGGACAACGGTGTTCGCGGCGGTGTCGGGTCGTCCGTCTCGGCGGTGCTGCGCGCGGCCGAGATCGACGTGCCGTGCCGCGATATCGGTGTGCCGCAACAGTTCCTGGACCACGCCGCGCGCGGCGAAGTGCTCGAAGAGGTGGGTCTCACCGAGCAGAACATCGCCCGTCAGGTGACCGGCTGGGTCGCCGCGCTGGGCTCACTCGACGAGTCGGTCAGCGAGCAGGTCGACTAA
- the nhaA gene encoding Na+/H+ antiporter NhaA, whose protein sequence is MADRKPLLRRALFSRGSWSETSRITAILRKETVGGALLLFAAAVALIWANSAWSASYHNLTSFHVGTDRFGLHLDLTLGGWAADGLLAIFFFVVGLELKREFVAGDLRDPGRAALPIAAAVGGMVVPAAIFVAFTADASDGAVRGWAIPTATDIAFAVAALAVISTHLPSALRTFLLTLAVVDDLLAITVIAVFYTEKIKVVPLLVALIPLTLFAILVQRRIRACWLLIPLAALTWVFVHESGVHATVAGVLLGFTVPVLRSEAAGGPDAGPGLAEHFEHLMRPVSAGFAVPVFAFFAAGVTFGGYDGLVTALRDPIALGIVGGLVVGKTIGVFGTTWVLAAITRASLDSALRWIDVFGMSMLAGIGFTVSLLTGDLAYDSGSARDDVVKVAVLTGSLLAALLAAIVLRLRNRHYRSVWILESRDRDHDGVPDVYESGRD, encoded by the coding sequence GTGGCCGATCGAAAGCCCCTGTTGCGTCGTGCGCTGTTCTCCCGCGGCTCCTGGTCGGAAACCTCGCGCATCACCGCGATCCTGCGCAAGGAGACCGTCGGCGGCGCGCTGCTGCTGTTCGCCGCCGCGGTCGCACTGATCTGGGCCAACTCGGCGTGGTCGGCGTCGTACCACAACCTGACCAGCTTCCACGTCGGCACCGACCGGTTCGGGCTGCATCTCGACCTGACTCTCGGCGGGTGGGCGGCCGACGGGCTGCTGGCGATCTTCTTCTTCGTCGTCGGACTCGAACTCAAGCGCGAATTCGTCGCCGGCGACCTGCGTGACCCGGGGCGTGCCGCGCTGCCGATCGCCGCGGCCGTCGGCGGCATGGTGGTGCCCGCGGCGATCTTCGTGGCGTTCACGGCCGACGCCAGTGACGGCGCGGTGCGTGGCTGGGCGATCCCCACCGCCACCGACATCGCCTTCGCGGTGGCCGCGCTGGCCGTCATCTCGACCCATCTGCCCTCGGCGCTGCGCACCTTCCTGCTGACGCTGGCGGTGGTCGACGACCTGCTGGCGATCACCGTGATCGCGGTCTTCTACACCGAGAAGATCAAGGTTGTGCCGCTGCTGGTGGCGCTGATCCCGCTGACGCTGTTCGCGATCCTGGTGCAGCGGCGAATCCGGGCGTGCTGGCTGCTGATCCCGCTGGCGGCGCTCACCTGGGTGTTCGTCCACGAGTCGGGGGTGCACGCCACGGTGGCCGGGGTGTTGCTCGGTTTCACCGTGCCGGTCCTGCGCAGTGAAGCCGCCGGGGGACCCGACGCCGGGCCCGGGCTGGCGGAGCATTTCGAGCACCTGATGCGCCCGGTGTCGGCCGGGTTCGCGGTCCCGGTGTTCGCGTTCTTCGCGGCCGGCGTCACCTTCGGGGGCTATGACGGATTGGTGACAGCGCTGCGCGATCCGATCGCGCTGGGCATAGTCGGTGGCCTGGTGGTCGGCAAGACGATCGGGGTGTTCGGCACCACCTGGGTGCTGGCCGCGATCACCCGCGCCAGCCTCGACTCTGCACTGCGCTGGATAGACGTCTTCGGCATGTCGATGCTGGCCGGCATCGGGTTCACGGTATCCCTGCTGACCGGCGATTTGGCCTACGATTCGGGCTCCGCGCGCGACGATGTCGTCAAGGTCGCGGTGCTCACGGGGAGTTTGCTGGCCGCCCTGTTAGCGGCCATTGTGCTGCGGCTGCGAAACCGTCATTACCGGTCGGTGTGGATCCTGGAATCACGTGACCGAGACCACGACGGCGTGCCGGATGTCTACGAGTCGGGACGGGACTGA
- a CDS encoding class I SAM-dependent RNA methyltransferase, whose translation MPRVTDEAPAELVVSTGAAANGGSCVARHEGRVIFVRYALPGERVRVRITGDRGSYWHAEAFEVLEPSPDRVDSLCPIAGVDGAGCCDLAFAEPHAARVLKGQVVANQLERLGEFAWQGAAEPVGDDVALGWRARVRLDVDAEGRAGFHRYHSAELVTDLQCGQLPAGMLDGLDGPQWHSGEQVYVVVDDDGQRHVVATSRAPRCTRLVEGAADTVQRVAQRVWRVPVTGFWQAHRAAASTYSALVTEWTTGSGAASAWDLYGGAGVFAAALADVVGEAGRVLTVDTSRAASRSARTALADLPQVEVVTDSVRRVLGAQRGGADVAVLDPPRSGAGREVVELLAAAGVPRVVHIGCEAAAFSRDVGLYQRAGYTVEQIRVFDSFPLTHHVECVALLTK comes from the coding sequence ATTCCTCGAGTGACGGACGAGGCGCCCGCCGAACTGGTTGTCAGCACTGGTGCGGCGGCCAACGGCGGCAGCTGCGTGGCCCGCCACGAGGGCCGGGTGATCTTCGTCCGCTATGCGCTGCCGGGGGAGCGGGTACGGGTCCGTATCACCGGTGACCGTGGATCCTATTGGCACGCAGAGGCTTTCGAGGTCCTCGAGCCGTCGCCGGACCGGGTGGATTCGCTGTGCCCGATCGCCGGTGTGGACGGTGCCGGCTGTTGCGACCTGGCCTTCGCCGAGCCGCACGCCGCCCGGGTTCTCAAGGGTCAGGTGGTGGCCAACCAGCTGGAGCGCCTCGGTGAGTTCGCCTGGCAGGGCGCCGCCGAACCCGTGGGCGACGATGTCGCCCTGGGCTGGCGCGCCCGGGTGCGCCTGGACGTGGACGCTGAGGGCCGGGCCGGCTTTCACCGCTACCACAGCGCCGAGCTGGTCACCGATCTGCAGTGCGGGCAGCTGCCGGCCGGGATGCTCGACGGGCTCGACGGCCCGCAGTGGCACTCCGGCGAGCAGGTGTACGTGGTCGTCGACGACGACGGCCAGCGCCATGTGGTGGCGACCAGCCGTGCGCCGCGGTGCACCCGCCTCGTGGAGGGCGCCGCCGACACCGTGCAGCGGGTCGCACAGCGGGTGTGGCGGGTGCCGGTGACCGGTTTCTGGCAGGCCCACCGCGCGGCGGCGTCGACGTACAGCGCGCTGGTCACCGAGTGGACGACGGGCAGCGGTGCTGCCAGCGCATGGGATCTCTACGGCGGCGCCGGGGTGTTCGCCGCCGCGCTGGCCGACGTGGTGGGCGAGGCCGGACGGGTGCTCACTGTGGACACCTCGAGGGCCGCCTCACGTTCGGCGCGCACCGCACTGGCAGACCTGCCGCAGGTCGAGGTCGTCACCGACTCGGTGCGCCGGGTGCTGGGCGCCCAGCGTGGTGGCGCGGACGTCGCGGTGCTCGACCCCCCGCGCTCGGGGGCCGGACGCGAGGTCGTCGAGCTGCTGGCCGCCGCGGGGGTGCCCCGGGTGGTCCACATCGGCTGCGAGGCCGCGGCGTTCTCTCGTGACGTCGGGCTGTATCAGCGCGCCGGCTACACCGTCGAGCAGATCCGCGTCTTCGACTCGTTTCCGCTGACCCACCACGTCGAATGCGTCGCGCTGCTGACGAAGTGA